CCGCAGCTGCTGACAGGGGAAGCCCAGcgtgctgttgctgcagtggtCAACAAACACCGAACTGGACACTGGCCCACACAGGACCTCACAGCCGTGGATGTGCTTCAGGTGCAGCGTGCTGGGGGAGCCAAACAGGCGGACCTTGCAGTTGGTCAGATGAGTCAAGAGCACGTCTCGTTTCTGGATCTCCTCAGACGTTTTGGTCAGAAACTCGTTGTCCATGTTGGAGAAGCCGGACTGCTCAGCGGCTGCGGCCGAATCCACCTCCCCTGACCCGGCTGCAGGCGGAGCCGGCTCCGGCGCTGAGACTTTATCTGCCGCTTTACTGCGAGCTCGGAAGGCGAACTTCTTCTTGGGAAGAGCCTTCTCTCTGGCCTCCGCAAGGGAAGCCTGGAGCTTCTGCAGAGCCGCCTGGGACTGCCTCAGCTCGTACTGCGTCAGAAACAACACGCTGTCGTTCAGGAACTTCTGCAGCTGGGCTGTTTTGGCCGtggcctcctccagcttctggCTCACCGCGGCCCGGTCCGCTCCGGAGCAGCCGGACAGAAGCTCCTCGATGGCCGCCCGCTGCTCGCCGAACATCTTGGAGAAATACTCGTCCTTCTCTTCGGCGACGGACcggctctctttctcttctttccgTCGCTCGGCATCTTCTATCCTTGTCTGGTTCCGCCTCTGAAGTCGCTCCTTCATCTTGGCGGCCCCGTCAAATCCATCGTCCTGAATCACTTCAGCTCCGGCGTCCATGTTGTTTCTCTAACGGTTGTTGCGGAAGCGTAAACGgaagtgtttcttcttcttgactatgaaaaaaaaaaaaaaaaaaccgccAAAGGTAAAGAGCGCCCCCTACATAGCTAGAAGTGGtatggcaaaaataaaataaaataaaataaaataaaataaaataaaatagtctaTTTCCAAAAGCCTAAtccaacaaaattaaaatggaaaagtgtGTGGTGAGTAGTATTTTGTTTGCTAAATTAGGACAATATATGCTCATTTCACAAgtgacaaaaaatgaaataaattaccAGAAGCTCCATATAAAAATGAATACTTCATGcaatttgaagttgtttttcattgaaacCGCTGTTTCATTAATGCTCATCCTCTACTGTTACTTTCGATTGCAGTAAAATAACTCAaaagtttattatataatataattcatTATTCCAAAACGACCgtgtgttttaatatttgtaattaataaacatgtaaatgcttaaaatgtatttaatgttgtACTTACTACAAATAATCATGACAcgcattttcatattttccttttatttttttttttaaagcatgaGCCGGTATCACTTCCATTTACGGTCACCAATTTTCAGGTCTTACCTGAGCAACGTCAAGGTGTggctcccacacacacacacacacacactagacgTCCGCCCTCTGCTGTTGGTAATGATTAAAGCCTACCAACattttttctctgccacattAGAAACGACGTCATTATAATAGCTCCACATCATATAatacatattattttttaattaatatgaaTGGCTGACTGTTTGTGTTATTCTCCATTCAAATTAATGGCGGACCTGGTGGTGGGGGTAgattgggggggtgggggggcagatgacggggggggggggggtcgcttTCGCTTTGTGCACTCCCCCCAACAACCCGTGCGGCGATGGCGAGGAAACCCCGTTGACAAGGCACTGCTTTTTCATGACGGTGAGTTTCCCCCTTTGAGTGTATTATAATTTTGTGATAAAAATTTcaaggcagaaacacacacggcCTCCTTTTTTCCTGCCTTCCCTTCGCCGGGGAGGGAAGGGAGTCTGAGCGGAGGGAGGAAAATCTATCCGGGGCAGAGGAGAGGGACAGCGGGGGTAAAAATTATACATgagtgggagagggagaaggagaagaagaagaagaaggaggaggaggagaagaagaagaagaggaggaagaagaagaagaagaagaaggagaagaagaagaagaagaagaaggagggggggagCAAATTAAAAGTTGCCAAATGGAGATATTGGGTTTCAAGCGGAGAGAGacaggagttaaaaaaaaagggtttgcCTCTTTTCACTCGTCTTTATGTGATGCtaatccctctctctcttttcctcctctccgCGGATCGCTTCTGTTCGCTCCTACACGGATACTAGCCGACATTTTCTCCCCTccacccaaaaaaacaaaaaacaaaacaaaaccaaacaaaaaacaaaaacagaacaaaacaaaaaaaaacaacggtCGTCGCCgccgccatcatcatcatcatcgtagTTGTTGTTGCTGGCTGGCTAGCTAACCGACCCGAACAGGCCGGTGTTCGTCGGTTAAAAATGTCGCGCAGCGTCCGGGAGAGGACGGAGAATACCGGACTTTgtttggagggtgggaggaggagggggagagagagagagaggggagatcCTCCCAATTTAAGTacagaaaaagggggaaaaggcGTCGTGTTTCGGTGTGTAGagataaatgtgatgtttttattttcatgccgGAAGATGAGCCACATGGCGGACGAATGAAAGCCTCCCTCCCCGGCGGAGGGAAGGGGGGCACTGGACGGGCGGACGACGACGACGGCCGTTTTGTGCTGCTTCAATGCGATTATCGTACAGTTTATTCGGGctatttttggaaataaaaccTCCAAAGCCGGTTGCTGAACCACCGGTGGTCcgtcccctcctcctccgctaACACAGCCGGGCTCGGTGGCCGGGCTCCGGCGGCAAGCTAGCTTGCTTCCCGTCGAGCATGTATGCTAGGACGGACGGATTCCGCAATTTTAgctaaaatggaaacaaagttCATATTGTTAGAAACAGCCGGCTTCATTTAGAagatctgattaatttttttaaggAGGGGAAAGTTGTACATTtaacctgtctttttttttttttattttatttttaattgtcgAGTCGATGCTAATATTataattcaaattaaacagCTCTGCTCTTTGTGGCCAAATGGGAGAAATAGCTGAAgtccatttgttttattttaaacatttaaacagcattttaaagcgttttgtaaaaaataaactgtagaTCCGTTTGTTTGGACACGGcgtccctttttgtttttgttttttgggggacaAAAGGAGCccatcaactttttttttttaaatataaaaagtaatATAAACAGCAGATTAAATACAAGGCAGTCGGTTTAAGTGTGTTTTCTCCAGCAGCCTCGGTCTTTGTCCTCCGACAGTCAAAGATGGAGGCTGAACGGGGCTCAGCTGTAGAGAAGCTTATGGCGTGCAAACAGCCATTTTGTAGCGTTGCAGTTGTTTTCCACACACTCATGAACACAAAACCAACATTTCCCCATTTGACTTTAACAAAGTACAACACAGCCCTTGCAATTTTAAACAcagttgcatttaaaatgttgggAGGGTTACACATAAAAAGGAGTTTAGTTTCTTtgttacacacagacatattgcTTTAAACACAACCATTGcattaaaacatacaaatgagCTTTGTGTAGATGTCCAAACACTCACAGGCCATTATCCTGCTGGATCACATTCGTGTGCACTTGTCTCATTTAGCTTCCCTGTACAGATAGCTGCACACTTAATGCTGGCTGACACAAAATAAAGCCAACACCTCTTTCAATGTAGAATCTCAAAACAACCATTCAAGGTATAAATGGAGCAGGGTGGAGTTTTACACTCAAATGGCCATTTTCACTCCATGCAACCGTGAAAGACGACCAATGTGGGACAGCAGAGGAGGGTAATGGGTgggagtttgtgtgtcagagacaAGTATCTGTAGGAGGGGATGAAGGCCATCCTGCCCTTACTCATACACTGATCTCCCATAGCACTGAATAACATAtgtctccttcttcctctgcacCCCCTCCCTGTTTTACAAGCCTGTCTGTCTTCCTATGTCACTTACCTCACTCTGCAATACTCCCACACCATGTGATTTTTTTGCACATATCATTTTGTAAGCTTACTAAATGCAGTTTCTCACCCTGCAGCCCAGCCTGTTACAGGGAACAAAGGGTGTTAAATGACTGAATCCATGCTTCCTGCTGGAAATCTGTGAGTGAGAGATCCTTATAACACATTACACATACTACGCCCCCTCACCTCAGAATAAGAACACAAGTGTCCACTCCATTGATTAATGAAGCTACTTTCAGTGGGTCTTGCAGATTCACAcgtaaatttttttaatatctaGTTCATATCAGACTTCTATCATctcctcacttgatttattcTCTACTTGTGTCCCTCCATAATCTTTCAGGTGTCATGGATGATGAGGACGATCGCCGTCTTCTGGATATTTTAGGGTAAACATCCCTCCATAAGACCGGCATTTATGATATTAACAGCAAGTATGACCGTATCCATAGACGTTTGTCACATCCATATGATTTACAGTGTGATTACATTAAGTTTTACTTGAATGGTCAAAGGATATTCATCAAGACTCATTGAAATCAACACCACAAATACCTCCAACCttattttttcctatttttaCCAAATTGTAGAAGTTAATAAACAAATAGACCAGAGAATAACTGtttaataaattttttataCCACTCAAAAAGGAATTCAAGTTATACTTGCCCAGTTTTAGGTTTGTACTGCACATTAAACATCTCTTCTCCATCATTTTCAGAGATGTGGATGCATTAAATGACTATCTTCATGGCAGCAACAGCAAATCTGTGAGTGACTTACAGAATACAAAGTTGTGCTTTTGTCCTGAGTAGatgcttcattttaatgtgtAGGAAGAGTCCGGCTATTCTCTGATtattgcgttttttttttttttttttttagattgagGAGGACGATGTGACAAATGCAGCTTATGGGTCGGATGGATCCTTCTTTGCCAATGACACAGTGAGTCCACCCGTGATTGCCTCAATCCAACCCAAAAATAAGCCGATTTAGCTCCTGATAAAGGATTAGTGTCAGTGCAGAGTGTATTGTCAGGTTTTCAGTTGGATTTCAATACTCATGTTAGTGTTGTGATCTGCTAACAGTGTATTGTTATTCAGAGTATGGCCATACTGAAGGTTTTTGCAAAGAAACTAATCAGCATCCTCAGTTTAGAAGATGGAacttgtatatttttatataaaatagaCAACTTTAGAGATTCAACATTTGTATAGTAGTTGCTGATAACTTCTTTTAGAAACAATTCAGTGTTTACTCTCTTTTATACAACTAAAGTCACGTGGAGCCTGTTGTTCCTAATCAGGAGTTCCTAAACAGGATTCGATATTAATTTGATAGGATGCAAGAATGATTTAATTAATCCGTTTTTGTAAAGGTCCTGAACAGCATTGTATAATTGGGATACGGGCAAAGCTGtgtttcatctatttttttctaaatgccTTGTGTAGTCTGGGTCCAACACTGGCCTCAAAGATGGCTCCTCTTCAATGGGTGAATTCGACGATGATTCAGCTGGGGCAGGCCTCCAGCTCTCCAGTAGCCTTTCCTTTATCGAGGATGAACTGGGGACCGGAAACACCCCGGGAGGGGTGGATCTCGGCGGGGAGGAACAGCCCTTTGACATCCTGCAGAAATCTCTCCTGGAAGCTGACATCACGGAGCAGACGCTGGCCCAGGAGGCCTTACTGGACTCCCAGCCTGCTCCCACTCTAGTGCAGGCTCCTGTTCCCTTCCCTTCCCAGCTGGTCTCTGGGGGTTACGGAGGAGGAGTGGGTGTTGTTACCACGGCGACAGCTGCCTTCCCCACAGGCCAGTTTCTGCAAGGAGTGTCCCAGCTGCCCAATGGCTCCGCCCAGCACATCCAGGTGTTGGGCTCCTTCGGGGCAAGTGGGGGCGTAATGACTCTGAGCAGCTTGGAGAGGACTCCT
Above is a genomic segment from Echeneis naucrates chromosome 19, fEcheNa1.1, whole genome shotgun sequence containing:
- the tbcc gene encoding tubulin-specific chaperone C — protein: MDAGAEVIQDDGFDGAAKMKERLQRRNQTRIEDAERRKEEKESRSVAEEKDEYFSKMFGEQRAAIEELLSGCSGADRAAVSQKLEEATAKTAQLQKFLNDSVLFLTQYELRQSQAALQKLQASLAEAREKALPKKKFAFRARSKAADKVSAPEPAPPAAGSGEVDSAAAAEQSGFSNMDNEFLTKTSEEIQKRDVLLTHLTNCKVRLFGSPSTLHLKHIHGCEVLCGPVSSSVFVDHCSNSTLGFPCQQLRTHNTTDTQVYLHVTSRAIIEDCQGVSFAPFSWSYPNLDQDFSVSGLSRERNNWNQVDDFNWLAAGTPSPNWTVIPEADRKTSWDP